The DNA region TATATTATTTAATCTATTATTATTAATGACTTATATTTATTGTGTGTCTATTAAATATATGGTCCACATTTTTTATGCTAATGAATTTAAAATTTTTCTTCTCTATTGATTAATAAGTTTATGCTGGACGCAAACGCAAACGCAAACGCAAACGCAAAACTTAATTCACTCAAAAAATGGATTTAATCAGCTTTTTTACAGCATATTATTCATCATGCGAGTGTTATTATCCTTGGCAGATTTAATATTTCCCTGTCAGATAAGGATTTTTTATGACTGCAAACTGGAATGTACAACACGATTACCATTCAAGTGCTAATACTGATGCTTTATGTGTGTATCATCTTGAGCTCAATCTTGTGGTTGATTTTGACTTACAACAACTTAGTGGTACCGCCCAGCTGCAATTTACTCGGGAAATGCCTGCAACATCTTTAGTGGTAGATTGCCGAGATTTGATCATAGAAGATATCACTGACAGTCATGCTAATAAACTGTCGTATGATGTGATTGATGTGAATGCCATATTAGGTCAAAAGCTGGTTATTGATGTAGGCGAGCAAGTTGATGAGGTTGTCATTCATTATCGTACTTCAACAACAGCTCAAGGGCTTCAATGGCTTACACCGGAGCAAACCTTAGGCAAAAAATTACCTTATCTGTTTAGCCAATCGCAACCTATTAATGCTCGTAGTTGGATCCCGCTACAAGATACTCCAAAAGCGCGAATCACTTTTAATGCAACAGTTACTGCTCCACAAGGTTTACGTGCAGTGATGAGTGCAGAAAATACACCTAAATTACCCCATAATGGTGTGTTTACCTTTTGTATGAATAAACCCATTCCTACCCATTTATTAGCCATTGCTGTCGGAGAATTAAGTTTCCAAGCCACTGGCCCTAGAAGTGGAATTTATACTGAACCAGGTATGTTAGCTGCGGCAGCCAAAGAGTTTGAAGATACCGAGTCTATGATCCAAATGGCTGAGTCCATATTAGGACCTTATGCTTGGGGACGCTACGACATGATTATATTGCCACCGAGTTTCCCATTTGGTGGCATGGAAAATCCTATGCTGGCATTTATGACTCCTACGTTAATTGCTGGAGATAAGAGCTTAGTTTCAACGGTAGCTCATGAACTCGCTCATTCATGGACTGGCAATTTAGTCAGTAATGCGACCTGGCGAGACTTATGGCTTAATGAAGGGTTTACGACTTACTTTACCAATCGAATTGTAGAAGCCGTTTATGGTAAAGAGCAGGCTGAGCTTGAATGGGTTATCGAGTATGGACGGCTGCAAGAAGAGCTCGCCACTATGCCTTTAGCTAACCAAACTCTACCTGCTAATGTGCAAGATCGTGATCCTAACCTAGCGTTTAATCGGTTTACCTACGATAAAGCATCGATGTTTGTACATGAACTTGAAAGCCGATTAGGTCGGGCTGCATTCGATCGATTTCTTTTCCAGTATGTTGAGCATTTCTCGTTTAATGCTATTACTACCGAAATGTTTATTAATTATGCAAAACAGACATTGCTGGTGGAGCATAGCGATAAGCTAACCTTATCAGAGCTTAATGAATGGGTGTATGGCCAAGGATTGCCGCAATGGTTTATTGGTCCAACGTCAAACAGCCTAAATAAAGTGGATCAGGCTGTAGAGGCTATTATGGAAGGAACTCCTGCAAGTGAGTTACAGGTAGATGAATGGCGAGTTCACCACTGGCAGTATTTTCTCACTCAATTACCGTTAGTTGTTAGCCAAACTACATTATTAGATTTAGATGAAACCTTTAATTTAACTGACAGTCTCAATGCCGAAATAGCATGTGATTGGTTTAGAGTCGCGATCCGCAATCATTT from Shewanella polaris includes:
- a CDS encoding M1 family metallopeptidase, whose translation is MTANWNVQHDYHSSANTDALCVYHLELNLVVDFDLQQLSGTAQLQFTREMPATSLVVDCRDLIIEDITDSHANKLSYDVIDVNAILGQKLVIDVGEQVDEVVIHYRTSTTAQGLQWLTPEQTLGKKLPYLFSQSQPINARSWIPLQDTPKARITFNATVTAPQGLRAVMSAENTPKLPHNGVFTFCMNKPIPTHLLAIAVGELSFQATGPRSGIYTEPGMLAAAAKEFEDTESMIQMAESILGPYAWGRYDMIILPPSFPFGGMENPMLAFMTPTLIAGDKSLVSTVAHELAHSWTGNLVSNATWRDLWLNEGFTTYFTNRIVEAVYGKEQAELEWVIEYGRLQEELATMPLANQTLPANVQDRDPNLAFNRFTYDKASMFVHELESRLGRAAFDRFLFQYVEHFSFNAITTEMFINYAKQTLLVEHSDKLTLSELNEWVYGQGLPQWFIGPTSNSLNKVDQAVEAIMEGTPASELQVDEWRVHHWQYFLTQLPLVVSQTTLLDLDETFNLTDSLNAEIACDWFRVAIRNHFASVLPALSDYLCSIGRAKFVRPLFVELQLAGYQQELKDIYIKARAGYHPSLQVQLDSLLNF